Proteins encoded together in one Lachnospiraceae bacterium JLR.KK008 window:
- the aroC gene encoding chorismate synthase — translation MAGSSFGKCFTVTTWGESHGAALGAVVDGCPAGLLLTEHEIQRYLDRRKPGQTDISTPRKEADQVRILSGVFEGRTTGTPISLMIENTSQKSKDYSEIASYYRPGHADFTFDAKYGFRDYRGGGRSSGRETAGRVAAGAVALSFLNELGISVCACTKAIGPVTVPDGCYHRDAVLQTPTAMPDYESSKKAEVWLQNCMLEKDSAGGVIECLIDGLPAGIGETVFDKLDACLGKAILSIGAVKAFEIGDGFRAAQAKGSANNDAFIMRNGSVEKQSNHAGGILGGMSDGSSVILRAYIKPTPSIFQEQETVNKDGENITVQIKGRHDPVIVPRAVVVVEAMAALTVADLLLQNMHARLDRIKDFYKR, via the coding sequence ATGGCAGGCTCATCATTTGGAAAATGTTTTACAGTAACGACATGGGGCGAATCGCATGGCGCCGCGCTTGGCGCCGTCGTTGACGGCTGTCCGGCAGGACTGCTCCTGACGGAACATGAAATACAGCGTTATCTCGACCGGCGCAAACCGGGACAGACAGACATCTCCACCCCGCGAAAGGAAGCCGACCAGGTACGGATCTTATCCGGCGTCTTTGAGGGACGCACAACCGGAACGCCGATCTCACTGATGATCGAAAACACCTCTCAAAAGTCAAAAGATTACAGCGAGATCGCTTCCTATTACCGGCCCGGCCATGCTGACTTTACCTTTGACGCCAAATACGGATTCCGGGATTATCGTGGCGGCGGCCGTTCCTCCGGCAGAGAAACTGCGGGCAGAGTGGCAGCCGGTGCCGTAGCCCTCTCTTTCCTCAACGAACTCGGCATCTCCGTCTGTGCCTGCACAAAGGCTATCGGCCCGGTGACAGTTCCTGACGGCTGCTATCACAGAGACGCTGTCTTGCAGACACCTACGGCTATGCCGGACTATGAGAGCAGTAAAAAGGCTGAAGTCTGGCTGCAAAACTGTATGCTGGAGAAAGATTCGGCAGGCGGCGTCATCGAATGCCTGATCGACGGTCTGCCGGCCGGTATCGGAGAAACCGTCTTTGACAAGCTGGACGCCTGCCTCGGAAAGGCCATTCTCTCCATCGGCGCCGTCAAAGCCTTTGAAATTGGGGACGGCTTTCGGGCTGCACAGGCAAAAGGTTCCGCAAACAATGACGCCTTTATTATGAGAAACGGCAGCGTAGAAAAACAATCAAACCATGCCGGCGGCATTCTCGGCGGCATGAGCGATGGTTCTTCTGTTATCCTTCGGGCTTATATAAAACCGACGCCTTCCATCTTTCAGGAGCAGGAGACGGTAAACAAAGACGGGGAAAATATAACCGTGCAGATCAAAGGTCGTCATGATCCCGTCATTGTTCCGCGGGCAGTCGTCGTCGTGGAAGCCATGGCCGCTCTCACTGTCGCTGATTTATTACTGCAGAACATGCACGCAAGACTGGATCGGATCAAAGATTTTTATAAACGCTAG
- a CDS encoding M15 family metallopeptidase yields MMQTLKENPVSRYMKLIKKKKWARWVPSPFLYIMAVIASIPAYFASNSKKYACMIVVFLFFVMSSSFSFPIFEDMELTEKTMLYEETDRMELAVAEERPDTGPADDSSFAASEILDDADVLDGYEDTELENMEDIDKYTLDEILEENGAAAEESDASGGGQVSLDEVVFDKDDWRLLLINKQHPIPEDYTFELGTIKGSMKCDERIIEDLLAMLQAAKNDGIDLVICSPYRDLNRQQVLFNRKIKAYMGKGMSYMEAYKVSSQAVTVPGASEHQIGLALDIVCDSYYSLNEGFGDTEAGRWLEEHSCEYGFTLRYPKGKEYITSIEYEPWHFRYVGKEAATVMKEKGICLEEFIDSL; encoded by the coding sequence ATGATGCAGACATTGAAGGAAAATCCGGTTTCCCGGTATATGAAATTGATAAAAAAGAAAAAATGGGCCAGATGGGTTCCGAGTCCGTTTCTCTATATTATGGCAGTCATTGCTTCCATTCCGGCTTATTTCGCTTCTAACAGTAAGAAATATGCCTGTATGATCGTGGTGTTTCTTTTCTTTGTGATGAGTAGCAGTTTCTCTTTTCCAATCTTTGAGGATATGGAACTGACGGAGAAAACGATGTTATATGAGGAGACCGACCGCATGGAATTAGCCGTTGCGGAAGAGCGTCCGGATACCGGCCCGGCGGACGACAGTTCCTTTGCCGCCAGTGAGATTCTGGACGACGCGGACGTGCTCGACGGCTACGAAGATACGGAGCTGGAAAATATGGAGGACATCGACAAATATACGCTGGATGAGATTTTGGAGGAAAACGGCGCTGCAGCGGAAGAGTCAGATGCTTCCGGCGGCGGGCAGGTGTCTCTGGATGAAGTTGTGTTTGACAAAGATGACTGGAGACTCTTGCTGATCAATAAGCAGCATCCGATTCCGGAAGACTATACGTTTGAACTGGGTACGATCAAAGGCTCCATGAAGTGCGATGAGCGGATCATTGAGGATCTTCTGGCGATGCTGCAGGCTGCGAAAAACGATGGCATTGATCTTGTCATCTGTTCCCCATACCGGGATCTGAACCGCCAGCAGGTACTTTTCAACCGCAAGATCAAGGCCTATATGGGGAAGGGCATGAGTTATATGGAAGCTTATAAAGTTTCTTCCCAGGCAGTTACGGTACCGGGGGCCAGTGAGCACCAGATCGGTCTTGCGCTGGATATTGTGTGTGACAGTTATTATTCCCTGAATGAGGGATTCGGAGATACGGAAGCGGGCAGATGGCTGGAGGAGCACAGCTGTGAATATGGATTCACTTTACGCTATCCGAAGGGCAAGGAGTACATAACAAGTATTGAATATGAACCGTGGCATTTCCGGTATGTGGGTAAGGAAGCAGCTACGGTGATGAAAGAGAAAGGAATCTGTCTGGAAGAGTTTATAGACAGTCTGTAA
- the tgt gene encoding tRNA guanosine(34) transglycosylase Tgt, with the protein MEQKKYRLLKQEGRAKRGEFHTVHGTIQTPVFMNVGTAAAIKGAVSTRDLEEIGTQVELSNTYHLHVRPGDAVIRQLGGLHRFMSWQKPILTDSGGFQVFSLAGLRKIKEEGVFFHSHIDGRKIFMGPEESMQIQSNLASTIAMAFDECPSSKADRSYVQASVDRTTRWLIRCRDEMARLNGLEDTLNREQMLFGINQGAVFADIRVAHARAIAELDLDGYAVGGLAVGETHEEMYYILEETVPCLPVDKPTYLMGVGTPANILEGVERGIDFFDCVYPSRNGRHGHVYTNEGKRNLFNARYELDDRPIEEGCQCPACRRYSRAYIRHLLKAKEMLGMRLCVLHNLYFYNTMMTEIRDALDAGNFAGYKKTKLSGMQQESDS; encoded by the coding sequence ATGGAACAGAAAAAGTATCGTCTGTTAAAGCAGGAGGGGCGTGCCAAGCGTGGAGAATTTCATACCGTGCACGGCACAATCCAGACCCCCGTATTTATGAATGTGGGGACTGCGGCGGCAATTAAGGGCGCAGTTTCCACACGTGATCTGGAAGAGATCGGAACGCAGGTGGAGCTCTCGAATACGTATCATCTTCATGTGCGTCCGGGAGACGCCGTGATCAGGCAGCTTGGAGGTCTGCACCGGTTTATGTCGTGGCAGAAGCCAATCCTCACTGATTCCGGCGGGTTTCAGGTATTTTCTCTGGCGGGATTGCGAAAGATCAAAGAGGAAGGTGTATTCTTTCATTCTCATATTGATGGCAGAAAGATTTTTATGGGACCGGAAGAAAGTATGCAGATTCAGTCAAATCTGGCGTCCACGATTGCGATGGCTTTTGACGAGTGTCCGTCAAGTAAGGCGGACCGTTCTTATGTACAGGCTTCTGTCGACCGGACGACGAGATGGCTCATCCGCTGCCGGGATGAGATGGCAAGGCTGAATGGTCTGGAAGATACGTTAAACAGGGAACAGATGCTGTTCGGTATTAACCAGGGCGCTGTCTTTGCGGATATTCGTGTTGCACATGCCAGGGCGATCGCGGAGCTTGATCTGGATGGTTATGCGGTCGGCGGTCTGGCGGTCGGCGAGACGCATGAGGAGATGTATTATATTCTGGAGGAGACGGTTCCCTGTCTGCCGGTAGATAAGCCAACTTATCTGATGGGGGTCGGTACACCGGCCAATATACTGGAAGGGGTGGAACGGGGAATTGACTTCTTTGACTGTGTCTATCCTTCCCGCAATGGTCGCCATGGCCATGTATATACGAACGAGGGAAAGCGTAATTTGTTTAATGCCAGATATGAACTGGACGATCGTCCGATCGAAGAGGGATGTCAGTGTCCGGCGTGCCGGCGCTATTCAAGGGCTTATATCCGGCATCTGCTCAAGGCGAAGGAGATGCTTGGCATGAGGCTCTGTGTGCTCCACAACCTTTATTTTTATAACACGATGATGACAGAGATCAGAGATGCACTGGACGCAGGAAATTTTGCCGGGTATAAAAAAACGAAGCTGTCAGGGATGCAGCAGGAAAGCGATTCATAG
- the yajC gene encoding preprotein translocase subunit YajC: MGMLLTAADTQGTGMFWVLYIPLLIALFYFMAIRPQKKEQKRLSAMLSTLEIGDSILTTSGFYGIVIDITDDTVIVEFGSNKNCRIPMQKSAISQVEKASES; encoded by the coding sequence ATGGGAATGTTACTGACAGCAGCAGATACACAGGGAACGGGAATGTTTTGGGTTTTATATATTCCGTTGCTGATCGCGCTTTTTTATTTTATGGCGATCCGCCCGCAGAAAAAGGAGCAGAAAAGACTGAGCGCCATGCTCTCCACACTGGAGATCGGCGACAGCATTCTGACGACGAGCGGGTTTTATGGTATTGTGATTGATATTACCGATGATACGGTAATTGTAGAATTTGGCAGCAACAAAAACTGCCGGATTCCCATGCAGAAATCAGCGATCTCACAGGTGGAGAAGGCATCGGAATCGTAA